From a single Bdellovibrionales bacterium CG10_big_fil_rev_8_21_14_0_10_45_34 genomic region:
- a CDS encoding YdcF family protein, with translation MIFVGFRFSIEYHRVIAGDVESWTRPQRADCAIVLTGGSGRVREGFDLLSQRMIDYVIISGVHPHAQLREIFPQWPFYSSVSEKRIVLERHSETTYGNAQQALPIVETLKCRDIVLVTSKLHMYRAYQVFRAIFPKSIAIYKRGVVWARATPSFGESAIESVKSLFYSLWAYDERLVPVP, from the coding sequence ATGATTTTTGTGGGGTTCAGGTTTTCCATAGAATACCATCGTGTCATAGCGGGAGATGTTGAGTCCTGGACCCGCCCCCAGCGCGCTGACTGTGCTATTGTCTTAACAGGCGGGTCCGGAAGAGTTCGCGAGGGTTTCGATCTTTTGTCGCAGCGAATGATAGACTACGTCATTATCTCAGGCGTTCACCCGCACGCACAATTGCGGGAGATATTTCCTCAGTGGCCATTTTACTCTTCGGTATCTGAAAAAAGAATTGTTCTAGAGAGGCACTCAGAAACCACGTATGGCAATGCTCAGCAAGCGCTGCCAATCGTGGAGACATTGAAGTGTCGAGACATAGTGCTGGTTACTTCGAAGCTACATATGTACCGGGCTTATCAAGTTTTTCGTGCTATTTTCCCTAAGAGCATTGCCATATATAAAAGAGGAGTTGTTTGGGCTAGGGCGACCCCGTCTTTTGGAGAGTCAGCTATTGAGTCTGTGAAATCCCTTTTCTACTCTCTTTGGGCCTACGATGAACGTCTTGTTCCTGTGCCGTAA
- the pepN gene encoding aminopeptidase N, with translation MKKIFPALLLCASCSTLQNGSSRGAGDSHNLTESEAKLRSNSISSVTYDLYFDLTERTEFKGTSQISFRSLKPLSALRVDFTGGTVHGVAVNNSAANFEYDGNAIRIDSGSFNSKVDNTIKIEFSHPYSHDGEGLHQFVDPEDQKIYLYSNLEPYDANKIFPCFDQPDLKASYSMKVDAPSDWIVVGPDKETRVTTLDNRETTSRWEFAKSEVFSTYIWSLIAGNYKVIDGGGKRIPLRLLVRQSLSKYVDSNAWFRWTRSGFQFFENYFGVKYPYSKYDQIIVPEFPSGAMENVGSVTFNESFVKRGKSTRTENLRLASVILHEMAHMWFGNLVTMRWWDGLWLNESFATYMAYVALHEATEFKEAWVNFFREKRWAYWEDQLITNHPINGVVADTQSAFASFDGITYGKGAAWLQQVNRYIGKEAFQKGLRTYFERHKGQNTEISDFIGALSVGAGKDISQWSETWLTTKGVNGVTVAYGDKVKCSGAINEITFKQVKLPHANALKEQRFQAALYKDKKVIRKIEVLLNASTETKVALPSTACPDFVLINSDDTGFLRNIHSAAEILALLNQAPQLSDTKARQLVYFNIFEQVREGSIPLQSFSLLVIQALEKETDTEVLSQLSRALVGPYSLSRYLIPNWSLSAVSALETTPSSGLLASTNEMASVPEVQVAASKPTLSAGEDPIISTTRENSGMTTETNFSNRTVRKIEKVLLARLLKASPGSELQMHFFNMLTSFYQSPESAQTIIAILDGKTKLKGLALDSDRKWQLLGALARTGNHEASTRIQSHYELDKSQRGEENKLSAMASIPDLKTKKDLYSQVLKNEPPISLALQESILFNLFPPGQENLHKPVVGEFFKNLRKFNDTKPTSFLRAYAEVVPDTCSPQVRDDIDIFLKGSKAPPALTKSLRIARQEGERCELVRKASHFIK, from the coding sequence GTGAAAAAAATTTTTCCCGCGCTACTTTTATGTGCATCATGTTCAACTCTGCAAAATGGATCTAGCCGCGGAGCGGGTGATTCTCACAATCTGACAGAGTCCGAAGCGAAATTACGTTCAAATTCTATTTCAAGTGTTACCTACGATCTTTACTTCGATCTCACAGAGAGAACTGAGTTTAAAGGAACCTCTCAAATTTCCTTTCGCTCTTTGAAACCTTTATCTGCATTGAGAGTTGATTTTACCGGAGGAACTGTTCACGGCGTTGCTGTCAACAACTCTGCAGCGAACTTCGAATACGACGGCAACGCTATTCGAATAGATTCAGGGAGCTTTAATTCCAAAGTTGATAACACAATCAAAATAGAATTCTCGCACCCTTACTCTCACGACGGCGAGGGCCTTCATCAATTTGTGGATCCAGAAGACCAGAAGATTTATCTTTACAGCAACCTCGAGCCCTATGACGCAAATAAGATATTTCCTTGTTTCGACCAACCAGATCTGAAAGCGAGCTACTCGATGAAAGTCGATGCCCCATCTGACTGGATTGTTGTTGGGCCAGACAAAGAAACACGAGTGACCACTCTTGATAATAGAGAAACTACTTCAAGGTGGGAGTTCGCAAAGAGCGAAGTTTTCAGCACCTACATATGGTCGCTTATCGCCGGCAACTACAAAGTTATTGACGGGGGCGGCAAGCGAATCCCTCTTCGACTCTTGGTCAGACAAAGCCTTTCAAAGTATGTTGATTCAAATGCTTGGTTCAGATGGACCCGCTCAGGGTTTCAGTTTTTTGAAAACTACTTTGGTGTGAAATACCCTTACTCAAAATACGATCAAATTATAGTTCCAGAGTTCCCTTCTGGCGCTATGGAAAACGTCGGCTCCGTGACCTTTAACGAGTCCTTCGTTAAAAGGGGTAAGTCAACTCGCACCGAAAACCTACGCTTGGCTAGCGTTATCCTGCATGAAATGGCACATATGTGGTTTGGAAATCTCGTAACTATGAGATGGTGGGACGGACTGTGGCTTAACGAAAGTTTTGCGACCTATATGGCTTACGTCGCCCTTCACGAAGCTACCGAGTTCAAAGAAGCCTGGGTAAACTTCTTTCGTGAAAAGCGATGGGCCTATTGGGAGGATCAACTCATCACCAATCATCCCATCAACGGTGTCGTGGCTGATACTCAATCCGCATTTGCAAGTTTCGATGGTATTACCTACGGCAAAGGAGCTGCTTGGCTTCAGCAAGTAAACCGCTACATTGGCAAAGAGGCCTTTCAAAAAGGTTTACGCACGTATTTCGAACGTCACAAGGGGCAAAATACAGAAATCTCTGATTTTATCGGCGCACTTTCGGTAGGCGCTGGCAAAGACATATCTCAGTGGTCGGAAACTTGGCTAACTACCAAAGGTGTCAATGGGGTCACCGTCGCATACGGCGATAAAGTTAAGTGCTCTGGTGCCATCAACGAAATTACATTCAAACAAGTGAAGCTTCCGCACGCAAATGCACTCAAGGAGCAACGCTTTCAGGCCGCTCTTTACAAAGACAAAAAGGTCATTAGAAAGATTGAAGTTCTACTTAACGCATCCACAGAGACGAAGGTTGCCTTGCCGTCGACTGCGTGCCCGGACTTCGTTCTTATTAACTCAGATGACACTGGTTTTTTACGAAATATTCACTCCGCTGCTGAGATTCTTGCCCTTTTAAATCAAGCTCCTCAGCTTAGCGACACGAAAGCTCGTCAACTGGTTTACTTCAACATTTTTGAGCAGGTTCGAGAAGGTTCCATTCCACTGCAAAGTTTTAGCCTCTTAGTAATTCAAGCTTTAGAGAAAGAGACTGACACAGAAGTCTTATCTCAGCTTTCTAGAGCTCTAGTTGGACCATACTCTCTGTCTCGTTATTTGATTCCTAATTGGAGCCTAAGCGCGGTAAGTGCTCTTGAAACTACTCCCTCCTCAGGGCTCTTGGCTTCAACGAATGAAATGGCTTCTGTACCGGAAGTCCAAGTTGCAGCCAGCAAACCAACTCTTTCTGCCGGCGAAGACCCCATTATTTCCACGACTCGCGAAAACAGCGGAATGACTACTGAGACTAATTTTTCTAATCGTACAGTGCGAAAAATAGAGAAAGTCCTCTTAGCTCGGCTTCTAAAAGCAAGCCCCGGCTCAGAACTCCAGATGCACTTTTTTAATATGCTCACGAGCTTCTATCAGTCGCCCGAAAGTGCTCAAACAATAATCGCCATTTTAGATGGAAAGACCAAATTGAAGGGCCTTGCTCTTGACAGTGATCGAAAATGGCAATTGCTTGGCGCTCTTGCACGCACTGGTAACCATGAAGCCTCCACCCGCATCCAGTCTCACTACGAGCTTGATAAATCGCAAAGAGGCGAAGAAAATAAGCTTTCTGCAATGGCATCCATCCCAGATCTAAAAACGAAGAAAGATTTGTATTCGCAAGTTCTTAAAAATGAGCCTCCGATTAGTCTCGCTTTGCAGGAATCAATTCTTTTTAATTTGTTTCCACCTGGCCAAGAAAACCTGCACAAACCCGTTGTCGGCGAATTCTTTAAAAACCTGCGAAAATTCAACGACACGAAACCAACCTCGTTTTTAAGAGCCTACGCAGAAGTCGTACCGGATACCTGCTCGCCCCAAGTGCGCGACGACATCGATATCTTTTTGAAAGGCTCAAAAGCGCCGCCGGCATTGACAAAATCGCTTCGAATCGCTCGGCAAGAAGGTGAAAGGTGTGAGCTTGTGAGAAAGGCCTCTCACTTTATCAAGTGA
- a CDS encoding ABC transporter permease → MVYVSFRATLFHQTQGLRTIFSVISAQIYFTGFQALPIISVLALGSGAVVMAQSQSQASIFGASVVAPFLIAVVVREIGPLLVALIVIARSGTAVASELGNMKVNREIEALESMGIHPYSFIVFPRLVGGMISVICLAAYFCAVALMGGYLIVRLQTQVPLQYFLSQLVNAISMDDYIIFFLKNTFSGFIIFSVSCFQGLQLSGSAHEVPQVTTRAVVRSVVYVVSFNLIVTILFYLKTLLKFGVLR, encoded by the coding sequence ATGGTTTACGTGTCCTTTCGGGCAACTCTTTTTCATCAGACCCAAGGCCTACGAACTATTTTTTCAGTTATTTCTGCACAAATTTATTTCACAGGGTTTCAGGCGCTACCCATCATTTCGGTACTCGCTCTAGGGAGTGGTGCAGTTGTGATGGCTCAAAGCCAATCACAAGCGAGCATTTTCGGTGCGTCGGTGGTTGCCCCTTTTTTGATAGCTGTTGTCGTCAGAGAGATCGGGCCACTACTCGTCGCCTTGATTGTAATTGCGCGATCAGGAACAGCTGTGGCTTCCGAGCTGGGCAACATGAAGGTGAATCGCGAAATTGAAGCACTTGAGAGCATGGGCATTCATCCCTATAGCTTTATTGTTTTTCCGCGTCTTGTTGGTGGAATGATCTCCGTCATCTGTTTGGCTGCCTACTTTTGTGCAGTAGCTCTTATGGGCGGATATCTAATCGTGCGTCTTCAAACACAGGTACCTCTGCAGTACTTTCTTTCTCAGCTGGTCAATGCCATTTCTATGGATGATTACATCATCTTTTTCTTAAAGAACACCTTTAGCGGCTTTATTATCTTTTCAGTCTCCTGCTTTCAAGGGTTGCAACTTTCAGGAAGCGCTCATGAAGTGCCGCAGGTAACCACTCGGGCGGTCGTAAGAAGTGTCGTCTACGTGGTCAGCTTTAATTTGATCGTAACGATCTTATTTTATCTTAAAACCCTTTTAAAGTTTGGAGTTCTTCGATGA
- a CDS encoding NifU family protein — protein MNYIFHFEQTPNTRAVKFVANKAFTDQTAQFESSQDAIFSPLASKIFGFPWAEAVYIAPEFVTVTKQDWVSWEVLAEPLCEMISEHLNSGLPALSDKKTSDALSENDSDDSKEVRLIKHILNTEIRPAVAFDGGDIVFQKYEDYVVYVALKGSCSGCQSSVITLKEGVESRLRNALPEIQGVVAV, from the coding sequence ATGAACTACATTTTTCACTTCGAACAGACTCCGAACACACGGGCCGTAAAATTCGTGGCGAACAAAGCCTTCACCGATCAAACTGCCCAGTTCGAGTCTTCTCAGGACGCCATTTTTTCTCCCCTTGCCAGCAAGATCTTCGGGTTTCCCTGGGCCGAGGCCGTATACATCGCTCCCGAATTTGTGACGGTCACGAAGCAAGATTGGGTGAGCTGGGAGGTTCTGGCTGAGCCCCTTTGCGAAATGATTAGCGAACATTTGAATTCAGGTTTACCTGCTCTGAGTGATAAAAAAACGAGTGACGCACTTTCAGAGAACGACAGTGATGATTCCAAAGAAGTTCGGCTCATCAAACATATCTTGAATACTGAGATCCGCCCTGCAGTCGCGTTCGACGGAGGCGATATTGTTTTTCAAAAATACGAAGACTATGTAGTTTATGTGGCTCTTAAAGGGTCCTGCTCCGGCTGTCAGTCTTCGGTAATTACTCTTAAAGAGGGCGTCGAAAGTCGACTTCGAAACGCACTACCAGAGATTCAGGGAGTCGTTGCCGTTTAG
- a CDS encoding multidrug ABC transporter substrate-binding protein, producing the protein MQVKFSKFEKVAGIFTLLAAGAVVMSFITVAVTKGWLESDIPLETILTSGDGVYPGTEVRMSGLKIGSVTDVSFTKSNEILVHFEVAEKFLDRIKKDSRVRAFRPFIIGDKVLELSVGEQENVTPNERLLSVKHLDLVDLFSSQQIGPYLETLGGLVDNMKILLEAFSDRRRSHALIGVFDRLEPLVENMYLMSKEVHKLGRSVNRSDNIGHLVENFSIASGSMNEILPGMVQMIKENPQISGQISGLITNMSSLTESMTLLLPALAEVAPELPKASRRAIEAIDEAVVVLKAMQKSFLLRSASEDVRKEEEMKTLELNKEEVERELATQKESKKANKKKFFDPFAK; encoded by the coding sequence ATGCAAGTTAAGTTTTCGAAGTTCGAAAAGGTAGCTGGTATTTTCACTCTTCTTGCGGCGGGCGCCGTTGTTATGAGCTTTATCACAGTTGCGGTAACAAAAGGCTGGCTGGAGTCAGATATTCCGCTCGAAACAATTCTGACAAGCGGAGATGGAGTCTACCCCGGCACAGAAGTCAGAATGTCGGGCTTAAAGATCGGCTCTGTCACAGATGTTTCATTTACTAAGAGCAATGAAATTCTTGTTCACTTCGAGGTTGCTGAGAAGTTCCTGGATCGCATCAAGAAAGATAGCCGAGTTAGAGCTTTCCGTCCGTTTATCATTGGCGACAAAGTTTTGGAGTTGTCGGTAGGCGAGCAAGAGAATGTGACACCAAATGAGCGACTTTTGTCAGTCAAACATTTGGATCTGGTAGATTTGTTCAGTAGTCAGCAAATTGGTCCTTATTTAGAAACTCTCGGTGGGCTGGTTGATAACATGAAGATACTTTTAGAGGCGTTCTCTGATCGAAGGCGCTCTCACGCTCTTATCGGGGTGTTTGACCGGTTGGAGCCACTAGTAGAAAATATGTACCTGATGTCTAAAGAGGTTCACAAACTGGGCCGCTCAGTGAACCGCAGCGACAATATTGGTCATCTGGTGGAAAACTTCTCCATAGCATCAGGAAGTATGAATGAGATTTTACCGGGAATGGTGCAGATGATTAAAGAAAATCCTCAGATATCCGGCCAGATATCGGGCCTTATAACCAATATGAGTTCTTTAACCGAATCCATGACGTTATTATTGCCCGCACTTGCGGAGGTTGCTCCGGAACTTCCTAAAGCGAGCCGAAGAGCTATTGAGGCCATTGATGAGGCCGTCGTTGTACTTAAGGCAATGCAAAAATCTTTCTTGCTTCGAAGTGCTTCGGAAGATGTGCGAAAAGAAGAAGAAATGAAGACGCTTGAGTTAAACAAAGAAGAAGTCGAGCGTGAGCTTGCTACACAAAAAGAGTCTAAAAAGGCGAATAAGAAAAAGTTTTTTGATCCGTTTGCAAAATAA
- a CDS encoding reactive intermediate/imine deaminase gives MEKRIVTTSNAPKPVGPYSQAVECGGILYCSGQIGLNPETNSLVEGGVSEHTVQIMKNVEAVLKEAGLGFGNVIKTTIFLKDMADFKFVNEIYGSYFKAAPPARSTVQVAGLPLGVPVEIEVLAAR, from the coding sequence ATGGAAAAACGAATCGTAACCACTTCAAATGCACCCAAACCCGTCGGGCCCTATTCACAAGCAGTCGAGTGTGGCGGTATTCTCTACTGTTCGGGACAGATCGGCCTTAACCCCGAAACCAATTCATTAGTCGAAGGCGGGGTTTCAGAGCACACAGTTCAGATTATGAAGAATGTTGAAGCGGTATTGAAAGAAGCAGGACTGGGCTTTGGGAACGTAATCAAAACAACGATTTTTCTTAAAGACATGGCAGACTTTAAATTCGTAAACGAAATTTACGGCAGTTACTTCAAAGCAGCGCCCCCGGCGAGATCAACAGTGCAGGTTGCGGGCTTGCCACTTGGAGTTCCTGTTGAAATTGAGGTTCTAGCAGCTAGATGA